In the Sarcophilus harrisii chromosome 3, mSarHar1.11, whole genome shotgun sequence genome, one interval contains:
- the LOC100933861 gene encoding LOW QUALITY PROTEIN: pinin-like (The sequence of the model RefSeq protein was modified relative to this genomic sequence to represent the inferred CDS: inserted 1 base in 1 codon; substituted 1 base at 1 genomic stop codon), which produces MAVTVRTLQEQLEKAKESLKNVDKNIRKLTGQDPNDVRPIQARLLALSGPDGSRGCGSLLLRRGFSDSGGGPPAKQRDLEGAVSRLGGERRTRKESRQESDAEDDDVKKPALQSSVVATSKECTRGDPIQDQNMDEKGKQRNRRIFGLLMGTLQKFKEESTVATERQKRRQEIEQKLEVQAEEERKQYENERRELFELRHAKQTELRLLEQKVELAQLQEEWNEHNSKIIKYIRTKTKPHLFYIPGRMCPATKKLLEESQRKMNAMFEGRRNEFAEQINKMEARPRRQSMKEKEPQVVHNEEQKAEQEEGKVAQREEEMEETGNQHNDVEMEDAGEEEEEVGAVHSNAEKEXEEEHKKEMDVKMEEENEIREKEKQQDSQPEEIMDVKEEGESVKNVDTETEKMETNQVESVDLSENENSKEIGPEXEGEIHPNKEYKPVSPVKENANVPEIENESEEKQERVTLEH; this is translated from the exons ATGGCGGTCACAGTGAGAACTTTGCAGGAGCAGCTAGAAAAAGCCAAGGAGAGCTTAAAAAATGTAGACAAGAATATCCGAAAACTCACGGGCCAGGATCCTAATGACGTGAGACCCATCCAAGCTAGATTGCTGGCCCTCTCAGGCCCTGATGGAAGTAGGGGTTGTGGTAGTTTATTGCTAAGGCGTGGATTCTCAGATAGTGGAGGAGGACCCCCAGCCAaacaaagagatcttgaaggggCAGTCAGTAGGCTGGGAGGAGAGCGTCGGACAAGAAAAGAATCACGCCAAGAAAGTGATGCAGAGGATGATGATGTCAAAAAGCCAGCGTTGCAGTCTTCAGTTGTAGCTACCTCCAAAGAGTGCACACGTGGAGACCCTATTCAGGATCAAAATatggatgaaaagggaaaacaaaggaaTCGACGTATATTTGGCTTGCTAATGGGTACCCTTCAGAAATTTAAGGAGGAATCAACTGTAGCtacagaaaggcaaaagaggCGTCAAGAAATTGAACAAAAGCTTGAAGTGCaagcagaagaagaaagaaaacaatatgaaaatgaaaggagagaactTTTTGAATTAAGACATGCTAAACAGACAGAACTGCgacttttggaacaaaaggttgaaCTTGCTCAGTTGCAAGAAGAATGGAATGAGCATAATTCtaagataattaaatatataagaacTAAAACAAAGCCCCATTTGTTCTACATTCCTGGAAGAATGTGCCCAGCTACAAAAAAGCTGCTAGAAGAGTCACAGAGAAAAATGAACGCTATGTTTGAAGGTAGACGCAATGAATTTgctgaacaaataaataaaatggaggcTAGGCCTAGAAGACAgtcaatgaaggaaaaagaacctCAGGTGGTGCATAATGAAGAACAGAAGGCGGAGCAAGAAGAGGGTAAGGTGGCTCAGCgtgaggaagagatggaggagacAGGTAATCAGCACAATGATGTAGAAATGGAGGATgcaggagaggaagaggaagaagtaggTGCAGTTCATAGTaatgcagagaaagaataggaggaggagcataaaaaggaaatggacgttaaaatggaggaggagaatgagattagggaaaaagagaagcaacAGGATAGTCAGCCTGAAGAAATTATGGATgtgaaagaggagggagaaagtgtCAAAAATGTtgatacagaaacagagaaaatggaaactaatcAAGTTGAAAGTGTAGACCTTTCAGAAAATGAGAATAGCAAAGAAATAGGACCAG TTGAAGGTGAAATTCACCCAAACAAAGAGTATAAACCTGTTTCTCCTGTGAAGGAGAATGCTAATGTTCCAGAAATTGAAAATGAATCTgaagagaaacaagagagagttactttggaacattga